A stretch of the Marivirga tractuosa DSM 4126 genome encodes the following:
- the pheS gene encoding phenylalanine--tRNA ligase subunit alpha — protein sequence MSEKIKALKAEISAAKAKTQEELEAYRLKFISRKSVLGDLFADIKNIAPEDRKAFGQEVNEVKQLAEEKFKELITGLESADTGSKSSAPVDLTLPPNINLGTVHPLTYIHNRIVEIFQKIGFNVADGPEIEDDFHNFTALNFPENHPAREMQDTFFIESNPDIALRTHTSSVQIRIMENQKPPFRTLAPGRVFRNEAISARAHCFFHQVEGFFVDKNVGLVDLKQTLYYFAKELFGQDTKVRFRPSYFPFTEPSAEMDISCNICKGKGCNICKYSGWVEILGSGMIDPNVLENCGIDSEEYTGFAFGMGIERIAMLKFQVNDLRLYSENDVRFLNQFKHLS from the coding sequence ATGTCTGAAAAGATAAAAGCATTAAAAGCTGAAATATCAGCAGCAAAGGCTAAAACTCAAGAAGAGTTGGAGGCTTATAGATTAAAATTTATTAGTCGCAAAAGTGTATTAGGAGATCTTTTTGCCGACATTAAAAATATAGCTCCAGAAGATCGCAAGGCTTTTGGTCAGGAAGTAAACGAAGTAAAGCAATTAGCAGAAGAAAAATTCAAAGAGCTAATTACAGGATTGGAAAGTGCAGATACTGGAAGCAAATCTTCAGCCCCAGTAGACTTGACTCTTCCTCCCAATATTAATTTGGGAACGGTTCATCCGCTTACCTATATCCACAATCGTATAGTGGAGATTTTCCAAAAAATTGGCTTTAATGTGGCGGATGGACCAGAAATAGAGGATGATTTCCATAATTTCACTGCATTAAACTTCCCTGAAAACCATCCGGCTCGTGAAATGCAGGATACTTTCTTTATTGAAAGTAATCCTGATATTGCTTTGAGAACCCATACTTCTTCTGTGCAAATAAGAATAATGGAAAATCAAAAACCTCCATTTAGGACTTTAGCACCTGGCCGTGTATTCAGAAATGAAGCCATTTCAGCTCGTGCACATTGTTTCTTTCATCAGGTAGAAGGCTTTTTTGTGGACAAAAATGTGGGGCTAGTAGATTTGAAACAGACTTTATATTATTTCGCCAAAGAGCTTTTCGGACAAGACACTAAAGTTCGTTTCCGCCCTTCTTATTTCCCATTCACTGAGCCAAGTGCAGAAATGGATATTTCCTGTAACATCTGTAAAGGGAAAGGCTGTAATATTTGTAAATATTCTGGTTGGGTTGAAATCTTAGGCTCAGGAATGATTGACCCGAATGTGTTGGAAAATTGCGGTATTGATTCTGAAGAATATACAGGCTTTGCTTTCGGTATGGGAATTGAAAGAATTGCCATGTTGAAATTCCAGGTAAATGATTTAAGGCTGTATTCTGAAAATGATGTTAGATTCTTGAATCAGTTTAAGCATTTGAGTTAG
- a CDS encoding 3-hydroxyacyl-CoA dehydrogenase NAD-binding domain-containing protein, with protein sequence MKLDDIKSIGIVGAGTMGSGIAQMSAMAGYQTFIFDIQESALDKAKTAVTKNLEKGIEKGKVTTEQKEACIQNISFISDMNQLKADVIIEAVIEKLQVKIDIFSQLEKINSANTILATNTSSIPITQIGAGLQNPERLVGMHFFNPAHIMKLVEIISGAATNPEIAETTRALAEKMGKKAVMAKDSPGFIVNRVARHFYVESLKIAEENVADFEQIDRLVESSGFKMGPFRLMDLIGVDTNFSVTKSMFESFYYDSKFRPSRIQQQKVDAGHHGRKSGKGFYDYN encoded by the coding sequence ATGAAATTAGATGATATCAAAAGCATTGGCATTGTAGGTGCAGGTACCATGGGTTCGGGCATTGCCCAAATGAGTGCTATGGCTGGTTACCAAACTTTTATTTTCGATATTCAAGAATCCGCCTTAGATAAAGCCAAAACTGCCGTTACCAAAAATCTTGAAAAAGGAATTGAAAAAGGTAAAGTAACGACTGAGCAAAAAGAGGCTTGTATTCAAAACATTAGTTTTATATCTGACATGAATCAGTTGAAAGCTGATGTCATCATAGAAGCGGTAATTGAAAAATTGCAGGTAAAAATTGACATTTTTAGTCAGTTAGAAAAGATTAATTCTGCTAACACCATTTTAGCCACCAATACTTCTTCCATTCCCATCACTCAAATTGGTGCAGGGCTACAAAATCCTGAAAGATTGGTAGGGATGCATTTTTTCAATCCTGCCCACATTATGAAATTGGTAGAGATTATTTCTGGTGCTGCAACCAATCCTGAAATTGCTGAGACGACTAGAGCCTTGGCTGAAAAAATGGGTAAAAAAGCCGTGATGGCAAAAGATTCACCTGGTTTTATCGTTAACCGTGTGGCGCGCCATTTTTATGTCGAGTCTTTAAAAATAGCCGAAGAAAATGTAGCCGACTTCGAACAAATTGACAGATTAGTGGAAAGTTCGGGATTTAAAATGGGTCCTTTTCGGTTAATGGATTTAATAGGCGTGGATACTAACTTTTCGGTTACCAAATCTATGTTTGAATCATTCTATTATGATAGCAAATTCAGACCAAGCAGAATACAACAACAAAAAGTGGATGCCGGCCACCACGGAAGAAAAAGCGGCAAAGGGTTTTATGACTATAATTAA
- a CDS encoding deoxyguanosinetriphosphate triphosphohydrolase — protein MEKMNWLKLLNPNRLGQSTNSNQSSARSFFEQDYDRIIFSHPFRRLQDKTQVVPLPEEDFVHTRLTHSLEVSSVGRSLGKKVGESIVDKYPELKESGYSAFDFGAIVAAASLAHDIGNPPFGHSGEDAISAFFKNSSLGKWIQSQVSVEEWADLINFEGNAQGFRLFNRPDNQGIKLTYSTLAAFSKYPRTAHLFEKDDSRKSQKKYGFFQTEKQYFEELANELGLIRLSNEMSWVRHPLTFLVEAADDICYHVIDLEDGCRLGWVSYEQARDLLANVLGDSYLPEKLEKTKGKNEKIAYLRALCINKLINECAEVFMENEEDILTGKFDSALMSKVPSKRVLSNIIEVSIQKIYRSHLVLETEVVGHRVLEGLLEEFLGAAIAQKGVEESSKKDLTVFRLLPETYQELITDTASLYEISLLCIDYISGMTDRYAINLYRKLKGISLPGMK, from the coding sequence ATGGAAAAAATGAACTGGCTAAAATTACTGAACCCAAATCGACTAGGACAGAGTACGAATAGCAATCAATCCTCTGCACGCTCATTTTTCGAGCAAGATTATGATAGAATTATTTTTTCTCATCCTTTCCGTAGGTTGCAGGATAAAACCCAGGTAGTTCCTTTACCCGAGGAAGATTTTGTACATACAAGGCTGACACACAGTCTGGAAGTCAGTAGTGTCGGAAGATCATTGGGTAAAAAAGTAGGAGAATCCATAGTTGATAAATACCCAGAATTAAAAGAGTCAGGTTATTCGGCTTTTGATTTCGGAGCTATTGTAGCAGCTGCTTCCTTAGCGCATGATATTGGAAACCCGCCATTCGGTCATTCAGGTGAGGATGCTATTTCAGCATTTTTCAAAAACAGTTCATTAGGTAAATGGATTCAATCTCAAGTTTCAGTAGAAGAATGGGCAGATTTAATAAACTTTGAGGGAAATGCACAAGGCTTTAGATTATTCAACAGACCTGATAACCAAGGTATAAAATTAACTTACAGCACTTTAGCGGCATTTAGCAAATATCCGCGAACTGCCCATCTTTTTGAAAAAGATGACAGCAGAAAAAGCCAGAAAAAATATGGGTTTTTCCAGACAGAAAAGCAATATTTCGAAGAACTGGCCAATGAGTTAGGTTTAATTCGCTTGTCTAACGAAATGAGTTGGGTCCGGCATCCACTTACCTTTTTAGTAGAAGCAGCTGATGATATTTGCTATCATGTAATTGATTTGGAAGATGGTTGCCGTTTGGGCTGGGTTTCATATGAACAGGCTCGTGATTTGTTAGCCAATGTTTTAGGAGACTCCTATTTGCCGGAAAAGCTAGAAAAAACAAAAGGCAAAAATGAAAAGATAGCTTATTTAAGAGCTTTATGTATCAATAAACTCATTAATGAATGTGCTGAAGTTTTCATGGAAAATGAAGAAGACATTTTGACTGGAAAGTTTGATTCGGCTTTAATGAGTAAAGTTCCTTCAAAAAGAGTTTTGAGTAATATCATAGAAGTATCCATTCAGAAAATCTACCGATCTCACTTGGTGTTGGAGACCGAAGTAGTGGGACACCGAGTTTTAGAAGGTTTGTTGGAAGAGTTTTTAGGGGCAGCCATTGCTCAAAAAGGCGTTGAAGAATCCAGTAAAAAGGATTTAACGGTTTTCAGATTATTGCCCGAAACCTATCAAGAACTAATTACCGATACGGCTAGTCTTTATGAAATCAGTTTGTTGTGTATTGATTACATTAGTGGTATGACAGATCGATATGCAATAAACCTTTACAGAAAACTAAAAGGAATAAGCCTGCCAGGAATGAAATAA
- a CDS encoding Brp/Blh family beta-carotene 15,15'-dioxygenase, with protein MLKTNFLHIAITVVLISIYPWLETLSFETQLQITLAMIFLVGIPHGAIDHVLMQRKKPSKQDQFSFYGFYLGLIAVYVGLWILLPYLSLVLFFLISFYHFGQSQFSDINISEKNIIKKALYLLWGGSIISGLFYHHYEKLIGFFSETSHFSATSSVITEINLMFFFLISSIITVVLMIIIIVGKAKNRNRFGTELVIFLLLHLAFFTIPPLLAFSLYFAIWHSLKVLYQEYIYLGKQRKKFDLKKFIKELLPYSAISIIGASTLLFAFSYYKFNISPFFLTIIFLSVLTLPHSIVMDNWYQKFQKRS; from the coding sequence ATGCTAAAAACCAATTTTTTACATATTGCAATAACTGTAGTGCTAATTTCCATTTATCCTTGGTTGGAAACCCTCTCATTTGAGACTCAACTGCAGATCACCTTAGCTATGATTTTTCTTGTGGGAATTCCACATGGAGCCATTGATCACGTTTTAATGCAAAGAAAGAAGCCGTCTAAACAGGATCAATTTAGTTTTTATGGTTTCTATCTAGGGCTAATAGCAGTTTATGTTGGTTTATGGATTTTACTTCCTTATTTAAGTTTAGTCTTATTTTTCTTGATCTCCTTTTATCATTTCGGACAATCACAGTTTAGTGATATTAACATCTCTGAAAAGAACATCATCAAAAAAGCACTTTATCTTTTGTGGGGTGGGTCGATTATTAGTGGTTTGTTTTATCATCATTATGAGAAACTGATTGGCTTCTTTTCTGAAACCTCACATTTTTCTGCCACTTCTTCAGTAATTACTGAAATAAATTTAATGTTTTTCTTTCTTATAAGCAGCATTATTACTGTGGTCTTGATGATTATTATAATAGTAGGTAAAGCTAAAAATAGAAATAGATTTGGTACAGAGCTTGTAATATTTTTACTTCTACACTTAGCCTTCTTTACTATTCCCCCCTTGCTGGCTTTTTCTCTCTACTTTGCTATTTGGCATTCTTTGAAAGTGCTTTATCAAGAATATATTTATCTTGGAAAACAGCGCAAGAAATTTGATTTAAAGAAATTTATTAAAGAACTGCTTCCTTATTCTGCTATAAGCATAATTGGGGCTTCTACTTTACTCTTTGCTTTTTCTTATTATAAATTTAATATATCACCCTTTTTCCTCACCATTATTTTTCTTTCCGTTTTAACATTGCCACATAGTATTGTCATGGATAATTGGTATCAAAAATTTCAAAAAAGGTCGTGA
- a CDS encoding threonine ammonia-lyase — protein sequence MLLQEIPKKEDILAAEKRIHDYVHRTPVFTSTQLNEMLGVNVYFKCENLQKVGAFKMRGASNAVLSLTKQQLKKGVATHSSGNHAQAIALTAKIAKIPSYIVMPQNAPEVKVEAVKKYGAEVIFCESNLMAREETLNDVIEKTGATFIHPYDNYDVIAGQATCAKEMIEDTDHLKAIFAPIGGGGLMAGTLLSSQYFGHKIPIIGAEPQGADDAYRSWKAGKLIQMENPNTIADGLRTSVGERNFPIIQDYITDIVTVSDAEIIEAMRLIFNYLKLVVEPSGAVPFASMMKTAEKYKGKKVGVILCGGNVDLKKLPF from the coding sequence AAAAAGAATTCATGATTATGTACACCGCACTCCCGTATTTACTTCAACCCAACTAAATGAAATGTTAGGAGTAAACGTATATTTTAAATGTGAAAACTTACAAAAAGTTGGGGCTTTTAAAATGCGTGGCGCATCTAATGCTGTTTTGTCATTAACAAAACAGCAGCTTAAAAAAGGGGTTGCCACTCATTCCTCAGGCAATCACGCACAAGCTATAGCACTAACAGCAAAAATAGCAAAAATACCTTCTTACATCGTAATGCCTCAAAATGCTCCTGAGGTGAAAGTTGAAGCGGTAAAAAAATACGGTGCTGAAGTTATTTTTTGTGAGTCCAATTTAATGGCAAGAGAAGAAACCCTAAATGATGTAATTGAAAAAACTGGGGCTACTTTTATTCATCCCTATGATAACTACGATGTAATTGCAGGGCAAGCAACCTGTGCTAAAGAAATGATAGAGGATACTGATCACTTAAAAGCAATATTTGCACCAATAGGTGGGGGTGGATTAATGGCGGGAACATTACTCTCTTCTCAATATTTTGGACATAAAATACCAATTATTGGGGCTGAACCACAAGGAGCCGATGATGCTTATCGATCATGGAAGGCAGGAAAACTTATTCAAATGGAAAACCCAAATACCATTGCGGACGGGCTCAGGACTTCAGTGGGAGAGCGAAACTTTCCTATTATTCAAGATTACATTACTGATATTGTTACCGTAAGTGATGCAGAAATAATTGAGGCCATGCGTTTAATTTTTAATTATTTAAAATTGGTGGTTGAGCCTTCGGGTGCTGTTCCGTTTGCATCTATGATGAAAACTGCCGAAAAATATAAAGGAAAAAAAGTAGGAGTAATCCTCTGTGGTGGCAATGTAGATTTAAAAAAGCTCCCTTTTTGA